CTCCATTCTGTAACTTTTTTTTGCGAAAATGCTACATTTAATGACGTTAATAATGTTACGATAGCCCCAAGTTAATCTCTTATACAGATCGTTGGAGGAGGTAGAGGACTTGGAACCGGAAATTCAAATGGGTAAAAGCTTGGCCCAGGCCCATCCAGGCGTACCCATATCATTAATTAAGCTTCTAAGGCCCAAACAATGGACGAAGAATGCGCTGGTATTCGCAGCCCCCATATTCTCGCTCAGCTTATTGCACTGGTCGTTGTTCTGGCAGGTTATCATCGGATTCTTTCTATTCTGCTTTGTATCCGGGTGCGTGTATATCCTAAATGACTTCTTCGACAGAGAAGCCGACCGCAACCATCCGGAGAAGAGGTATAGACCTATCGCTTCGGGCGCGGTTAACCCTTATGTCGCTTTGGTCTTTGGCTTCCTGCTCCTCACGACCTCACTTACAACGGCCTTTATCTTCAACCCTCTCTTCAGCGGACTGCTTCTTGTGTACTTCCTCATGAATGTCGCTTACTCCATGAAGCTCAAACATGTCGTTATTATGGACGTTATGATTATCGCCTTCGGATTCGTGCTTCGCGCGATTGGCGGCGGATTAATGATTGATGTTCCCCTTACACCTTGGTTTCTCGTATGCACGATGCTCTTATCCCTGTTCCTTGCGATCAGCAAGCGGAGACACGAAATCTTCCTTCTTCAGAATGAGAAGGAGGGGCACCGGAAGGTGCTTGAGAAATATTCCATTCAATTGCTCGATCAGATGAGTAACATCGTTACGACGGCTACGATTATGGCTTACTCGCTGTTCACCTTCACCTCCGGCCGGACGGTCCAATTGATGTGGACGATCCCGTTCGTTATCTATGGGGTATTCCGTTATCTGTATCTCGTCCATATGGAAGGCAAGGGCGGCAAGCCGGATAAGGTGCTTCTCGAGGATAAGCCTATTCTGGTTACGGTTGTGCTCTACGGTATTTCGGTTATCTTGATTCTACTCTTCTTGGAATAAGTGGTGATACTCATGTGGAATATGGTATGGATTCTGGTGTCTGTTATTATGGGTGCGGCGGGGCAGGTGCTTCTGAAGTTCGGAGCGATGCATCCGAACGAGTCGATGTCCGGACCGCTTCGCATGCTCAACCTCTATAATGCCGGCGGTATCTTCCTGTACGGGGCGAGCGCGCTCATCTGGATGTTCGTGCTGCGCAAGGTGGAGCTCAGCTACGCGTATCCGTTTGTCAGTCTGGCTTATATTATCGTGCTGGTGGCGTCTTATTATTTCTTCGGGGAATCCATCAACACGTACAAAATCGCGGGGCTTGTCCTCATCGTGGGCGGCATAGCCTTCATATCTAGAGCATAGCAGGGAGTGGTTGTTCTGCCTTATTTTCTGGCACCTCTCATCGGGTGGTTCGTATCCGGTATCTTGAAATTTATGATCAATTATATTCGCTTCGGCAAAGAAGCGAAGCAGCGCGTTGGCAACGGGGGATTCCCCAGCACGCATACGACGGTGGTCACGACGCCTTCCATGCTGATCGGCTTGTCGGAGGGCTTCAACAGCCCGATGTTCGCGCTCGCCGTTGCGGTTACGTTTATCGTCATTATAGATGCGACGGGGCTCCGGAGGGCGGTCGGGCGCCATGCGGTAGCGATTAATATCATGACATCGGATTCTTCGGCGATTCAGCCTACAAAACTACGGGAGAGCATGGGGCATACGCGGCTCGAGATCATCGGGGGTCTCGTGCTGGGCATTCTGCTCGGCTATCTTCTACATGGGATTGCGGGTTAGCGTATGGCGTATCCGCATTCGGTCGCAGATGATGTCGATGTCACCAAGGTTAGGAGTGCTGGCTTACATATGACTACGGTAACTGCCAAGGCGCATCTGATGAAAGGAGCCTTTATTCTATCCGGAACGGCGATGACGGGGCTTGTCTCTTTGAAGGGAACAGCCTTCCATGTCGCCATCGGTGTTCTGTGCTCCTTTCTTATTTTGTGCTGGGCAGCCTATACGTCCGGGTATCTAAACAAGGTGATCCCGGTCATTCGGAAGAAG
This region of Paenibacillus sp. JDR-2 genomic DNA includes:
- a CDS encoding decaprenyl-phosphate phosphoribosyltransferase → MGKSLAQAHPGVPISLIKLLRPKQWTKNALVFAAPIFSLSLLHWSLFWQVIIGFFLFCFVSGCVYILNDFFDREADRNHPEKRYRPIASGAVNPYVALVFGFLLLTTSLTTAFIFNPLFSGLLLVYFLMNVAYSMKLKHVVIMDVMIIAFGFVLRAIGGGLMIDVPLTPWFLVCTMLLSLFLAISKRRHEIFLLQNEKEGHRKVLEKYSIQLLDQMSNIVTTATIMAYSLFTFTSGRTVQLMWTIPFVIYGVFRYLYLVHMEGKGGKPDKVLLEDKPILVTVVLYGISVILILLFLE
- a CDS encoding EamA family transporter, whose protein sequence is MWNMVWILVSVIMGAAGQVLLKFGAMHPNESMSGPLRMLNLYNAGGIFLYGASALIWMFVLRKVELSYAYPFVSLAYIIVLVASYYFFGESINTYKIAGLVLIVGGIAFISRA
- a CDS encoding divergent PAP2 family protein, translating into MPYFLAPLIGWFVSGILKFMINYIRFGKEAKQRVGNGGFPSTHTTVVTTPSMLIGLSEGFNSPMFALAVAVTFIVIIDATGLRRAVGRHAVAINIMTSDSSAIQPTKLRESMGHTRLEIIGGLVLGILLGYLLHGIAG